A genomic segment from Pseudoalteromonas aliena SW19 encodes:
- the mlaE gene encoding lipid asymmetry maintenance ABC transporter permease subunit MlaE, which produces MFDLFQKLGHKTLGRFAALGRSAYMLFSALAHVPNFKKGTPLLIRQLYMVGSQSLLIIMVSGLFIGMVLALQGYTVLVGYGAEDSLGPLVALSLLRELGPVVTALLFAGRAGSALTAEIGLMKATEQLSSLEMMAIDPLKRIIAPRFWAGFISMPLLALIFSAVAIIGAHLVGVDWLGVDTGSFWSIMQSQVSFQQDILNGIIKSIVFAIVVTWIALYKGYDCVPTSEGISKATTETVVHSSLAVLGFDFILTAVMFTS; this is translated from the coding sequence ATGTTTGATTTATTTCAAAAGCTAGGACATAAAACGCTAGGGCGTTTTGCGGCCCTGGGTCGTTCTGCTTATATGCTGTTTAGTGCGTTAGCGCATGTACCTAATTTTAAAAAAGGCACTCCGCTACTTATTCGCCAACTTTACATGGTGGGATCGCAATCGCTGCTCATTATTATGGTGTCGGGGTTGTTTATTGGCATGGTGTTGGCGTTGCAAGGTTACACCGTATTGGTGGGGTATGGCGCTGAAGATAGTTTGGGGCCGTTAGTTGCGCTGAGTTTATTACGAGAGCTAGGCCCAGTTGTTACTGCATTACTATTTGCAGGACGAGCAGGTAGCGCACTGACTGCTGAAATTGGCTTAATGAAAGCAACAGAGCAGTTATCATCACTCGAAATGATGGCAATTGATCCACTAAAACGCATAATTGCACCGCGCTTTTGGGCGGGCTTTATTAGTATGCCATTGCTTGCATTGATATTTTCAGCTGTGGCTATTATAGGCGCTCATTTAGTGGGCGTTGATTGGCTAGGAGTTGATACTGGAAGTTTTTGGTCAATCATGCAATCACAAGTGTCGTTTCAGCAAGATATATTAAACGGCATAATTAAAAGCATTGTATTTGCCATTGTGGTGACCTGGATTGCACTTTATAAAGGTTATGACTGTGTACCGACCTCTGAAGGGATCAGTAAAGCAACCACCGAAACGGTTGTACATTCGTCATTGGCAGTTTTAGGTTTTGACTTTATTTTGACAGCGGTAATGTTTACCAGCTAA
- the mlaD gene encoding outer membrane lipid asymmetry maintenance protein MlaD, with translation MNSRKLEILVGFFVALGILAFAMLALKVANSGISGTGETYSLNAKFENIGSLKARAPVKVGGVVIGRVDSIYVHPQEFLPVVNMTIDAQYLCRFSDTSSISILTSGILGEQYLGLHPVISPNSAEQRCLGETVTENKQDQAIDDLFGVDSKALGDGDSITDTKSAIVLEELIGQFLFNQGSE, from the coding sequence ATGAATTCACGGAAATTAGAAATTTTAGTTGGTTTTTTTGTAGCGTTAGGAATTTTAGCGTTTGCGATGCTTGCGCTTAAAGTTGCCAATTCAGGTATTAGTGGCACAGGCGAAACATATTCGCTAAATGCCAAGTTTGAAAATATAGGCTCATTAAAAGCACGTGCCCCAGTTAAAGTCGGGGGCGTTGTTATTGGTCGAGTTGACTCTATTTATGTTCATCCACAAGAATTTTTACCAGTCGTTAATATGACTATTGATGCACAGTATTTATGTCGTTTTTCAGATACGAGTTCAATTTCTATTTTAACATCGGGGATTTTGGGTGAGCAGTACTTAGGTCTCCACCCAGTGATTTCGCCAAATTCTGCAGAACAACGTTGTTTAGGCGAAACAGTAACCGAAAATAAGCAAGACCAAGCAATTGACGATTTATTTGGTGTAGATAGTAAAGCACTAGGTGACGGCGATTCAATCACTGATACTAAGTCTGCCATCGTACTTGAAGAGTTAATTGGGCAGTTTTTATTCAACCAAGGTAGTGAGTAA